One genomic window of Legionella jordanis includes the following:
- a CDS encoding DNA topoisomerase IB, producing MEVSLYSAETCEKMAKAASLRYVSDSVPGISRKKNKAGFIYYYPDGRQVLEEKVLQRINALAIPPAYHDVWICPYANGHIQATARDDRNRKQYRYHSLWQECRQQQKFYMMISFGKALTAIREHVNRELRKPATLSREQIICAIIYLLDNACLRIGNSVYARENKSYGLTTLRKKHLSIEENKAMLDFEGKSSKIWHIDLKDRKIVKILKKCEEIPGYELFKYYDENGALNVVCSQEINAYLQTLTKKPFTAKDFRTWIACRETLCRLVEICLSNEPPTPKNLKSTIKEVADLLGHTTSVCQKNYIYPGMLIWWQQGRLHSWVKRNKAKIQQLDDDSLLLYWLKKACKENEDLLLKSRKKYSSA from the coding sequence TTGGAAGTATCACTTTATTCTGCCGAAACCTGCGAAAAAATGGCGAAAGCTGCATCTTTACGTTATGTCAGTGATTCAGTGCCTGGTATTTCGAGAAAGAAAAATAAAGCGGGTTTTATATATTATTATCCCGACGGTCGACAAGTTCTCGAGGAAAAAGTGCTGCAGCGGATTAATGCCTTAGCCATTCCACCTGCCTATCACGACGTGTGGATTTGCCCCTATGCAAACGGCCACATTCAAGCAACCGCAAGAGATGATAGAAACAGAAAACAGTATCGTTACCATTCCTTATGGCAAGAATGTCGACAACAACAAAAATTTTACATGATGATTTCCTTTGGGAAAGCCTTAACGGCTATACGTGAGCACGTTAATCGTGAACTCAGAAAACCTGCCACATTAAGCAGAGAACAAATAATATGCGCCATCATTTATCTGCTAGATAATGCTTGCTTGCGCATAGGTAATTCGGTTTATGCCCGCGAAAATAAATCCTACGGTTTAACTACTCTGCGGAAGAAACATTTATCCATTGAGGAAAATAAAGCTATGTTGGATTTTGAGGGTAAGAGCTCCAAAATTTGGCATATTGATCTAAAGGATCGAAAAATTGTTAAAATTTTAAAAAAATGTGAAGAAATTCCCGGCTATGAATTATTTAAATATTACGATGAAAATGGCGCATTAAATGTCGTTTGTTCTCAGGAAATTAATGCTTATTTACAAACCCTAACCAAAAAACCCTTCACCGCTAAAGATTTTAGGACCTGGATAGCTTGCCGGGAAACTCTCTGCCGCTTGGTAGAAATTTGTCTTTCCAATGAGCCCCCAACCCCAAAAAATTTAAAAAGCACCATCAAAGAGGTTGCCGATTTACTAGGCCACACAACCAGTGTCTGCCAGAAAAATTATATTTATCCAGGGATGTTAATTTGGTGGCAACAAGGACGTTTGCACAGCTGGGTAAAACGAAATAAAGCCAAAATCCAGCAACTGGACGATGACTCGCTTCTCTTATATTGGTTGAAAAAGGCCTGCAAGGAAAATGAAGATCTTCTACTAAAATCGAGGAAAAAATACTCATCGGCGTAA
- a CDS encoding tetratricopeptide repeat protein: MKTQEGLEVSTTSVDVINNLDHFYHQILGSGKEAGTILNAVERYPSNILLLSYAAAFNLYAQEHAATEVANDYLVQAESLFRSANLREKLTFQAIKAWSNLEYETALTFFAAIIELFPQDLLALKFAEWLYYCTGQAFQAEQFLALCYRCFKPNENNPYFLASFSFALELSGHYQEAKASAEKAISLERNTPWAHHSLAHVYLLQSDIEGGIKVLKDLQPTWEGILPLLRGHNSWHLALFHLANRDESQVMNLYPKIFGSLPNTALEQLDAISLLWRMDMAGISQEQRFRDILPHLGLHPFEQYIGFNNAHFIYCLARAGEEELLKRSLADASDYANKLPPGYKRDLWQKTASPLLAGIAAFAKGDYSLAADLMATSFPYAFQMGGSDAQNELFTQSYFLSLLRSGQTKRAQEFFNHWLSHYQNSALADYWFSKSI; the protein is encoded by the coding sequence ATGAAAACACAAGAAGGATTAGAAGTAAGCACGACCTCAGTTGACGTCATCAACAACCTTGATCACTTTTATCATCAGATACTGGGCTCAGGCAAAGAGGCTGGGACAATTTTGAATGCTGTTGAACGATATCCTTCCAATATTCTCTTATTGAGTTACGCTGCTGCTTTTAATTTATACGCTCAAGAACATGCAGCCACTGAAGTGGCCAATGATTACCTGGTTCAAGCTGAGAGCCTGTTTAGAAGTGCTAATTTACGCGAGAAACTAACTTTTCAAGCCATTAAAGCATGGTCTAATCTTGAGTATGAAACTGCCTTAACCTTCTTTGCAGCCATTATTGAGTTATTTCCACAGGATCTTTTAGCTTTGAAATTTGCTGAGTGGCTATATTATTGCACTGGTCAGGCTTTTCAGGCTGAGCAATTTCTGGCACTTTGCTATCGATGTTTCAAACCGAATGAAAATAATCCATATTTTTTAGCAAGCTTTTCTTTTGCCCTCGAATTATCAGGTCATTACCAAGAAGCAAAAGCCTCTGCTGAAAAGGCCATTAGCCTTGAACGAAATACCCCCTGGGCTCATCACAGCCTGGCTCATGTTTATCTGTTACAGAGTGACATTGAGGGGGGAATAAAAGTCTTAAAAGATTTACAGCCTACTTGGGAGGGGATCTTACCCCTTTTAAGAGGGCATAACAGTTGGCATTTGGCCTTGTTTCATTTAGCCAATCGGGATGAATCCCAGGTTATGAATTTGTATCCAAAGATTTTTGGCAGTCTGCCCAATACGGCTTTGGAACAACTGGATGCCATTTCTTTACTCTGGCGAATGGATATGGCTGGTATATCGCAGGAGCAACGGTTCAGAGACATTTTGCCCCATTTGGGTTTGCATCCTTTTGAGCAATACATTGGTTTTAATAATGCCCATTTTATTTATTGTCTAGCCAGGGCAGGCGAGGAGGAATTGCTGAAACGTTCACTCGCTGACGCTTCAGATTATGCTAACAAGCTTCCTCCCGGCTACAAACGGGATTTGTGGCAAAAAACAGCATCTCCCCTGTTGGCTGGAATTGCTGCCTTTGCCAAAGGGGATTATTCATTGGCTGCAGATTTAATGGCTACCTCTTTTCCCTATGCATTTCAAATGGGCGGCAGCGATGCCCAAAATGAATTATTTACTCAAAGTTACTTTCTAAGTTTACTCAGGAGTGGGCAAACGAAAAGAGCGCAGGAATTTTTTAATCATTGGTTATCCCATTATCAAAATTCAGCACTAGCTGATTATTGGTTCTCCAAAAGTATTTAG
- a CDS encoding DUF3309 family protein codes for MNTVNSFKGSIKMSLIVLLILILLLAALAPAWPYSSGWGYRPSGIVGVLLIIFILLLIFGVVPR; via the coding sequence ATGAATACAGTTAACTCTTTTAAAGGGAGTATTAAAATGAGCCTAATTGTTTTGTTAATCCTTATACTACTGCTAGCAGCACTAGCACCAGCCTGGCCATATAGCTCTGGTTGGGGTTATAGACCATCAGGAATTGTTGGCGTTTTGCTAATTATATTCATTCTTTTGTTAATTTTTGGTGTTGTACCAAGATAA
- the egtD gene encoding L-histidine N(alpha)-methyltransferase, which yields MAALLKAIQNHQSHNQANNEFMRDVLLGLSRSKKTIPSKYFYDETGSELFNRITKHPDYYLTACEIDILTTIRKELSALLGKTTFNLIELGPGEGIKSRLLIDQFIKDRRSFSYCMIDISTQYLEQLAQKINGELPDLNIISINSDYSNGIKCLGETSKEKNFVLFLGSSIGNFDLSTSRCFLQEIRQSLQEGDYMLIGFDLRKDIDVLLRAYNDRDGITRAFNLNLLERVNRELNADFNLKSFEHYGNYNVLDGAMESFIVSRAEQTVHIGSLNKTFFFDRFEPIHVESSYKYTLFQIEHLAQTSYFEVVNNFSDSQNYFVNSLWRAKPK from the coding sequence ATGGCTGCCTTATTAAAAGCTATACAGAATCATCAGTCCCACAATCAGGCTAACAATGAATTTATGAGAGATGTTTTATTAGGACTTTCTCGATCTAAAAAGACCATTCCGTCGAAATACTTTTATGATGAGACCGGTTCCGAACTGTTTAATCGAATCACAAAACATCCAGATTACTATTTAACTGCTTGTGAGATTGATATTCTTACAACCATTAGAAAAGAGTTATCCGCATTACTAGGAAAGACCACTTTTAATTTGATCGAATTAGGGCCTGGGGAGGGTATTAAATCCAGGTTGTTGATTGATCAATTTATTAAAGACCGGCGTTCTTTCAGCTACTGCATGATTGATATTTCCACGCAGTACCTGGAACAGTTAGCACAAAAAATAAACGGGGAATTACCTGATTTAAACATTATTTCAATCAATTCCGACTATTCTAATGGCATTAAATGCTTAGGTGAAACCTCCAAAGAAAAGAACTTCGTTTTATTTTTAGGTTCAAGTATAGGCAATTTCGATCTTTCAACATCGAGGTGTTTTTTACAAGAAATACGTCAATCCTTGCAAGAAGGAGATTACATGCTCATTGGTTTTGATCTACGAAAAGATATTGACGTTCTTCTTCGCGCCTACAATGATCGTGATGGTATAACCCGTGCCTTTAATTTAAATCTCCTTGAGCGAGTGAATCGAGAACTAAACGCGGATTTTAATTTAAAATCTTTCGAACATTACGGCAATTACAACGTGCTTGATGGAGCTATGGAAAGCTTTATTGTCAGTCGGGCAGAACAAACGGTTCATATTGGGTCATTAAATAAAACCTTTTTCTTTGACCGATTTGAACCCATACATGTGGAATCTTCATACAAATACACTCTGTTTCAAATCGAACATTTAGCACAAACAAGTTACTTTGAAGTGGTAAACAATTTCAGTGATTCACAAAACTATTTTGTAAACTCACTATGGCGAGCAAAACCCAAATGA
- a CDS encoding FAD-dependent oxidoreductase yields the protein MKGISLWKSISSRPSDYPHLNSDIEVDVAIIGGGITGVTAAMELSKAGKKVAVIESGQMGGATTSMSTGNLYVQTQPSYQRIASAFDLNTAKQVAHSRQMAIDYIEKNVRALEIPCHFSRRPWYGYSDAQKESYFSKEIETLKEMGLDVEYISSLPLELKFKKAAVLQNQARFNPLQYVLSMAAELAKQGCLIYENTHVIDIKENKDDCVIRSKSGRITAQKLFMATHSPLGFNKTQMFIAPYSSYVVAAYINRDEYPEGQFWGFTDNSFILSTHSVKEAKPEILLVAGSHHKTGQSQNMQGHIAEIEKYLHENFSVSEVAFRWSAQHFQAADKLPYIGLASHSSKHSYMATGFFADGLTYGTLAGILVADHILNNSNPFFEIYQSNRSNLMSSIGFISKENLNVMAQYAKDLPLAEETDFSSLPMGEGRVVEINREKCAVSRDSSNKLHIVSAVCTHMKCIVKWNNAEQTWDCPCHGSRFKPSGEVIEGPAMIDLENKEIKS from the coding sequence ATGAAGGGAATCTCCCTATGGAAGTCAATTAGCTCGCGACCTTCTGACTACCCTCATTTAAATAGTGACATCGAGGTTGATGTAGCCATTATTGGTGGGGGTATCACTGGCGTTACTGCGGCTATGGAATTGAGTAAAGCCGGGAAAAAAGTAGCCGTCATTGAAAGCGGGCAAATGGGTGGGGCTACCACCAGCATGTCAACAGGCAATCTATATGTACAAACCCAACCTTCTTACCAGAGAATCGCATCTGCCTTTGATTTAAATACGGCAAAACAGGTCGCCCACTCACGCCAGATGGCAATTGACTACATTGAAAAAAATGTCAGAGCACTGGAAATTCCTTGTCATTTTTCACGAAGACCATGGTATGGATACAGCGATGCACAAAAAGAAAGCTATTTTTCCAAGGAAATCGAAACCTTAAAGGAAATGGGGCTTGATGTGGAGTACATTTCTAGTCTTCCTCTGGAATTAAAATTTAAAAAAGCTGCGGTTCTGCAAAACCAAGCGCGATTTAATCCTTTGCAATACGTATTATCCATGGCTGCTGAGCTGGCCAAGCAAGGATGTTTAATTTACGAAAATACTCATGTTATTGATATCAAAGAAAACAAAGATGATTGTGTTATCCGCAGTAAATCTGGGCGTATTACCGCTCAAAAACTATTTATGGCCACACACAGCCCTTTGGGCTTTAACAAAACGCAAATGTTTATTGCCCCCTATAGTAGTTACGTTGTTGCTGCATATATAAATAGAGATGAGTACCCGGAAGGACAATTTTGGGGATTCACTGATAACAGCTTCATCCTAAGCACGCATTCAGTAAAAGAAGCGAAACCAGAAATTCTTTTAGTGGCCGGCAGCCATCATAAAACTGGACAGAGCCAAAATATGCAGGGGCATATTGCTGAGATTGAAAAATACCTCCATGAAAATTTTTCAGTTTCAGAAGTAGCTTTCCGTTGGTCAGCCCAACACTTCCAAGCCGCGGATAAATTGCCTTATATTGGTTTGGCGAGCCATAGCAGCAAGCACAGCTACATGGCGACAGGCTTTTTTGCCGATGGCTTAACTTACGGCACCTTGGCCGGTATTTTAGTAGCAGATCACATCCTGAATAACAGTAATCCTTTCTTTGAGATTTATCAGTCCAATCGCTCGAATTTAATGTCTTCTATTGGATTTATCAGCAAAGAAAATTTAAATGTGATGGCTCAATATGCAAAAGATTTGCCCCTGGCAGAAGAGACAGATTTCAGTTCTCTCCCAATGGGTGAAGGTCGAGTTGTTGAAATTAATCGTGAGAAATGTGCAGTCTCAAGAGACAGCTCCAACAAATTGCATATTGTCTCAGCAGTTTGCACGCACATGAAATGCATTGTCAAATGGAACAACGCTGAACAAACCTGGGATTGTCCTTGTCATGGAAGCCGCTTTAAACCCTCAGGCGAAGTTATTGAGGGCCCAGCAATGATAGATCTTGAGAACAAAGAGATTAAGAGCTAA
- a CDS encoding MFS transporter, whose product MIFLLSASFYLYEFVLQVAPSVMAESMMKTFKVSAAGFGIVSAFYFYAYAPMQLPAGLLFDRYGPRKLMTSALTLCAIGSFFFASTDSLFTAALGRFLIGIASAFSFIGVLVLVSRWFPPQQFAFLAGIAQLMSSVGAMFGEVPLAALIQQVGWRNASFILALVGLALAALIWFVIRDYPDQPTQRPPKRQFIDELHRLISVCKRSYTWVIGAYAFTIWTPIAVFAALWGVPYLQQKYQISVILASGLCSMIWLGIGIGSPFLGWVSDRFYSRRLALALSSIFGLVATICLLYIPNVPISWMYVVLFVLGFGAGGQTVSFAVVKDNNPPELVGTASGFNNLSVLVGGAIFQPLVGVLLHHSENLMVNGIPVYTVASYNKALLVMPLCYLLSLLITLFAMKESHPGRI is encoded by the coding sequence ATGATTTTTTTATTGTCCGCCTCATTCTACCTGTACGAATTTGTTTTGCAGGTGGCTCCCAGTGTCATGGCTGAGTCTATGATGAAAACCTTTAAGGTTAGTGCCGCGGGTTTTGGGATTGTCTCTGCCTTTTACTTCTATGCCTATGCTCCCATGCAACTACCAGCTGGTCTTTTATTCGACCGCTATGGGCCACGCAAGTTGATGACATCTGCGCTTACCCTTTGCGCGATTGGTTCTTTTTTCTTTGCTTCAACAGATAGCCTCTTTACCGCTGCACTGGGTCGCTTTCTAATTGGTATTGCCTCTGCTTTTTCCTTTATCGGAGTGCTTGTTCTTGTGTCCCGTTGGTTCCCACCACAACAATTTGCATTCCTGGCTGGCATTGCTCAATTAATGAGTTCTGTTGGTGCGATGTTTGGGGAGGTTCCTTTAGCCGCGCTAATACAGCAAGTGGGTTGGCGTAATGCGAGCTTCATATTGGCCTTAGTAGGTTTAGCATTAGCTGCTTTAATCTGGTTTGTTATCCGAGATTATCCTGATCAACCTACGCAACGTCCGCCAAAAAGACAATTCATTGATGAATTGCATCGTTTAATTAGTGTTTGTAAACGCTCTTACACTTGGGTTATTGGTGCTTATGCTTTTACTATTTGGACACCCATAGCGGTATTTGCCGCATTATGGGGTGTTCCTTATCTGCAACAAAAATATCAAATTTCTGTAATCCTGGCTTCTGGTTTATGCAGTATGATTTGGCTGGGAATTGGTATTGGCAGCCCCTTTTTAGGGTGGGTAAGTGACCGTTTTTACAGTAGGCGGCTAGCGCTTGCTTTAAGCTCGATATTCGGCTTGGTAGCAACAATTTGTCTTTTATATATTCCTAATGTGCCGATTTCGTGGATGTATGTTGTATTGTTTGTTTTAGGATTTGGAGCAGGTGGGCAAACCGTTAGCTTTGCGGTAGTCAAAGACAATAATCCTCCTGAATTAGTGGGAACAGCATCGGGTTTTAACAATCTCTCCGTCTTGGTGGGTGGGGCTATTTTCCAGCCTCTCGTTGGAGTTCTCCTTCATCATAGCGAAAATTTGATGGTGAATGGCATTCCTGTTTATACGGTGGCAAGCTACAACAAGGCTTTACTGGTTATGCCTCTATGTTATTTACTCAGTTTACTAATTACTCTTTTTGCTATGAAAGAGTCCCACCCTGGACGGATATAA
- a CDS encoding DUF2269 family protein → MLYLWLKYIHILSSTILFGTGIGTACVMLYGHWTKDLAAMAIINRYVVLVDWLFTGTSGFIQAITGLTMVYIAKYPLTSLWIWGGITGYIITALCWFPVVYLQIRIRDITVKAWQNKEALPEIYYTYFKWWFALGWPAFISLLIVFYLMVMKPF, encoded by the coding sequence ATGTTGTATTTATGGCTTAAATACATTCATATTTTGAGTTCCACCATTTTATTCGGTACAGGTATTGGTACGGCTTGTGTGATGCTATATGGCCATTGGACTAAAGACCTTGCAGCGATGGCAATCATCAATCGGTACGTCGTTTTGGTGGATTGGCTATTTACGGGAACATCCGGATTTATCCAGGCAATAACCGGTCTGACTATGGTTTATATTGCCAAGTATCCACTCACCTCATTATGGATTTGGGGCGGAATCACTGGTTACATTATCACTGCTCTATGCTGGTTTCCTGTGGTTTATTTGCAAATAAGGATTCGAGACATTACCGTCAAAGCCTGGCAAAACAAAGAAGCATTACCAGAAATATACTATACCTATTTTAAATGGTGGTTTGCCTTAGGATGGCCTGCTTTTATAAGTTTGTTAATAGTATTTTATCTAATGGTGATGAAGCCTTTTTAA
- the egtB gene encoding ergothioneine biosynthesis protein EgtB: protein MLKEELARTFKQVRQRTEQICHPLYAEDYVIQGMADVSPPKWHLAHSSWFFETFILQPYSPSYRLFDGSFAYRFNSYYQTIGKPFTRSQRGLLSRPTAEIVYAYRHYINEHLLELLDGKTEDELNQLKDLIVLGLQHEQQHQELLFMDIKFNLSLDPDFPAYNKIPATSSLKTVKPQSIPNLEITGGLTEIGYSEQGFCFDNELPRHKIFLYPYAISSLLVSNAEYQEFMEDGGYSNSRWWLSDGWDWVLANQISSPLYWHDMGGKWHLFTLNGLQALNPAEPVSHISYFEADAYARWRGYRLPTEAEWEHYVSQAAFPLEQANFMESGHYHPQDPKSEQPDLPQQFLGDLWEWTASPYSPYPGYKMLEGSLGEYNGKFMNNQYVLRGGCCVTPKQHIRLSYRNFFQPEKRWQFSGIRLATSL, encoded by the coding sequence ATGCTAAAGGAAGAACTTGCTCGTACTTTTAAGCAAGTACGGCAACGGACAGAACAAATCTGCCATCCTCTTTATGCAGAAGACTATGTCATTCAGGGTATGGCTGATGTAAGTCCACCCAAATGGCATTTAGCTCACAGCAGTTGGTTCTTTGAGACTTTTATTTTACAACCTTATTCCCCCTCTTACCGTTTATTTGATGGCTCATTTGCTTATCGCTTCAACTCCTATTACCAAACAATAGGTAAACCTTTTACACGCTCCCAGAGAGGATTGCTGTCAAGACCCACCGCGGAAATCGTCTACGCCTATCGTCATTATATCAACGAGCATTTGCTGGAATTACTCGATGGAAAAACCGAAGATGAATTAAACCAACTAAAGGATTTAATTGTCCTGGGCTTGCAGCACGAACAGCAACACCAAGAACTATTATTTATGGATATAAAATTCAATCTGTCTCTGGATCCAGATTTTCCAGCTTACAATAAAATCCCGGCAACAAGCTCATTGAAAACAGTCAAACCTCAATCTATCCCCAACCTGGAAATCACGGGAGGACTAACTGAAATTGGTTATTCAGAACAAGGCTTCTGTTTTGATAATGAATTGCCAAGACATAAAATTTTTCTTTATCCCTATGCAATCTCTTCTTTATTGGTTAGTAATGCTGAATACCAAGAGTTCATGGAAGACGGAGGCTATAGTAACTCCAGATGGTGGTTATCAGACGGCTGGGATTGGGTTTTGGCCAACCAGATTTCTTCTCCTTTGTATTGGCATGATATGGGAGGTAAATGGCATCTTTTTACACTAAATGGTTTGCAGGCATTAAATCCAGCCGAGCCTGTATCCCACATCAGTTATTTTGAGGCAGATGCCTACGCAAGATGGCGCGGTTATCGTCTTCCTACTGAAGCAGAATGGGAACACTATGTAAGTCAGGCCGCGTTTCCTTTAGAACAGGCTAATTTTATGGAAAGCGGACACTATCACCCACAAGACCCTAAATCAGAACAGCCAGATTTACCGCAACAGTTTTTAGGTGATTTGTGGGAGTGGACCGCAAGTCCCTACTCACCTTATCCCGGCTATAAAATGTTGGAGGGTAGTCTAGGAGAATACAATGGCAAGTTCATGAATAATCAATATGTCTTACGTGGAGGTTGCTGTGTGACTCCCAAACAACACATCCGGTTAAGCTATCGCAATTTTTTTCAGCCAGAAAAACGCTGGCAATTTAGCGGAATTCGTTTAGCAACTAGTCTATAG
- a CDS encoding ferritin-like domain-containing protein, which produces MTTSKGILMHWLRDAHAMEKQSEQMLKGQIARLENYPRLRKHMKHHLEETIFQKNQLEKCIKQLGGHHSMLKDFSAKIIGLSQVAGHMLSSDEVVQGAMDIYVFENMEIAYYTALISAAESAEELDMKITCQQLLLQEKAMAEWLLGNLPHLVKAFIVRSELSTETAKR; this is translated from the coding sequence ATGACAACAAGTAAGGGTATATTAATGCATTGGTTGCGGGATGCTCATGCAATGGAGAAGCAATCGGAACAAATGCTCAAAGGCCAAATTGCTCGCTTAGAAAATTATCCTCGTTTGAGAAAGCATATGAAGCACCATCTGGAAGAAACTATTTTTCAGAAAAATCAACTTGAAAAATGCATAAAGCAGCTAGGGGGTCATCACTCAATGTTAAAAGACTTCTCTGCAAAAATAATTGGATTGAGCCAGGTAGCAGGACATATGTTGTCCTCAGATGAGGTTGTGCAAGGTGCTATGGACATCTACGTTTTTGAAAACATGGAAATCGCCTATTACACAGCATTAATCTCTGCTGCCGAAAGTGCCGAGGAGTTGGATATGAAAATCACTTGCCAACAATTGCTGCTTCAGGAAAAAGCCATGGCTGAATGGCTATTGGGCAATCTTCCTCACCTGGTCAAAGCGTTCATTGTTCGTTCTGAGTTGTCAACAGAAACAGCCAAACGCTAA
- a CDS encoding SDR family oxidoreductase has protein sequence MNILILGASGFAGTWITSALLKGDHRIFCGVRDTERIQRLFPQAEIIYCDFLKDNSVSVWIPRLRTMDCVINCVGIFYHKNREIIWRLHYETAKAIFMAAKQAGVKQIIQLSALAVEQYDTDYAKSKKAAEDCLRSLNIPHIILRPSFIYGPGAQGGLALIRALAALPFVVFLPGTGEQQFQPIFVEDLAHAVKQLLEKEELEKSLTLAAVSPQPISLKRMLITLRYWLGLKEPFFISIPIALLRFISKLGNRLSNSLVNEDAIKMLEYGNISNESESIEFQRAIGFIPSNFKEATQLIPSGRQDFWYSRLFFLRPALRISLAFMWLASALTSGVLYPAHESYELLASVGITEFWQPLFLYGATFLNFLIGLSLLANYKTKINCLAQIVVMLIYSLIITVKLPYLWLEPFGPVVKNIPLFVSILMLYVMESN, from the coding sequence ATGAACATTCTCATTTTAGGTGCATCAGGATTTGCAGGCACATGGATAACCTCTGCTCTTTTAAAAGGCGATCATCGAATTTTTTGTGGCGTGAGGGACACCGAGCGGATACAGCGGTTGTTTCCCCAGGCGGAAATCATTTATTGTGATTTTTTAAAGGATAACTCTGTATCGGTCTGGATACCACGGTTAAGAACTATGGACTGTGTTATTAATTGTGTGGGGATTTTTTACCATAAAAATAGAGAAATAATCTGGCGTTTACATTACGAAACTGCGAAAGCAATTTTTATGGCCGCTAAACAAGCAGGTGTAAAACAAATTATTCAACTCTCAGCACTGGCTGTTGAGCAATATGATACGGATTATGCGAAGAGCAAAAAAGCCGCTGAAGATTGTTTGCGATCTTTAAATATTCCACACATCATTTTAAGGCCTTCCTTTATTTATGGACCTGGTGCTCAGGGAGGCCTGGCTTTAATTAGGGCTTTGGCAGCTTTACCTTTTGTGGTTTTTTTACCTGGAACCGGTGAACAGCAATTTCAACCTATTTTCGTAGAAGACTTAGCTCACGCAGTCAAACAGTTGCTGGAGAAAGAAGAGCTTGAAAAATCACTCACTTTAGCAGCCGTGTCTCCCCAACCAATCAGCTTAAAAAGAATGCTTATCACTTTACGCTACTGGTTGGGTTTAAAAGAACCTTTCTTTATTTCCATCCCTATAGCTCTGTTACGGTTTATCAGTAAACTCGGGAACAGGCTTTCAAATTCGCTGGTTAATGAAGATGCCATAAAGATGCTTGAGTACGGAAATATTAGCAACGAATCCGAAAGTATAGAATTTCAGCGAGCAATTGGCTTTATTCCCAGCAACTTTAAAGAGGCCACACAACTCATTCCAAGTGGAAGGCAGGACTTCTGGTACTCAAGACTATTTTTCCTAAGACCTGCCCTTAGAATTAGTTTGGCTTTTATGTGGCTAGCCAGCGCTTTAACCAGTGGTGTGCTTTATCCAGCACATGAGTCTTACGAGCTTTTGGCCTCAGTAGGTATAACTGAATTTTGGCAACCCTTGTTTTTATACGGAGCCACTTTTTTAAATTTTCTAATCGGATTATCTTTATTAGCCAATTACAAAACCAAAATTAATTGCCTCGCCCAGATTGTGGTCATGCTGATTTACAGTTTGATTATTACAGTCAAACTCCCTTATTTGTGGCTAGAGCCTTTTGGTCCTGTTGTTAAAAATATACCCCTATTCGTCAGCATTTTGATGCTATATGTTATGGAGTCAAACTAA